The sequence below is a genomic window from Anopheles cruzii chromosome 3, idAnoCruzAS_RS32_06, whole genome shotgun sequence.
AACCGGGTGCCTGGCGAGGAATGTCCCCAGTGCACGACTGCGCGCCGCTGCGATCGGACCCCGAAGCCGAGAGACCGGAACAAGAGAACTAACCCCGCGGGCAATGGCAAAGTTTGAGCTAGAAACGCAACCCCCGAGCACCGAGCTTCTCGAGCTGGCCCGGGACGAGTTGCGCGAAACGCCGGAAGTGCGAGCCGCGGCCGTCGAGGAGCTGCGTAAGCTGTTGGCCGCCGCGACCGATCTCAACTTTCCGGACGACGAGGAGTTTCTGGTTATCTTCCTGCGCCCGACCAAGTTCTACCCGGAGAGCGCCCTGAAGCTGGTAAGTCCACTGAAACCTTTGACGGCGGGATGGTTTCTAAGCAAGTGTCACCTACCTGTGGATCCAGATGCGCAGTATTGCCGAGTTCAACAAAACGTACAAGGATACCCTGTTCAACCTGATGCCGGCCGATGTCCAGAACGTGTTCATCGAGCACAACCTCGTCAACGTTCTGACCAACCGGGACCAGAAGGgccgccggatgatggtggtcaACATGGGCGAACCCTGGGACCCGAAAGTCATCTCGGAGGAGCAGATCTTCCGTGTGCTCTACACGATCCACAAGCTGGCCATGCTCGAACCGGCCACGCAGATCAacggtgtggtggtgatgtaCGACTTCAAGGGCATGGGTATGCGGCACGTCACCTCGATGTCTGCCGGGGGCGCTAAACGGCTGCTAACGTTCATCCAGGAAGCGAGCCCCTTGCGCGTGAAGGCAATCCATTTCATTAACCAACCGATGATCTTCAGCATCGCCTGGAAGCTGTTCAAGCCGTTCGTCAAGGAAAAGCTAAACAAACGGGTAGGTGCTGCGGGGGGGGGAAAGCGAAAGCCCTTTTACctggccccttttttgcgtttcagaTGTTCTTCCACGGAGACAAACTGTCCAAGCTGCACGAACACGTTCACAAGGAGTTCCTGCCCTCGAACTACGGTGGCACCCTTCCGGCACTCGACTACAGCGGCAAGGATTGGTACCCAGTGGCCGAGGATAATCTCGATTTCATCAAGAAGTGGAATTCGTGCGGATTCAAGTAGCCCCTCGGACTCGAAGGAAACATGAAGAGAGACAAAACAGTGattcagagagagagcgaggaaatgttttaaaatcaCTCCTTTGTGCGCTCTGAGTCTTTATCAACGAAGCGTCGAACGTCAGTCGCTTATCACAGCAACTCGACTTGCCGTCGCTATGACCTAGGCCTTAGGCGCCTTTCCAtcactttcgtttttcttcgcgttGCCTCAGGGTCAGTGCATATGATAAAGCGGTACGCGATCAGTTTGTAAAAAACCCTCGATTATTATGCTGTTTGTAAGAAGAGCGTTCTACGTTTGTTAAGTATGGTCAAATGACAATAAAGAGGAAACACATTTATTGTAAGCAACGACGACAACTTCTTGGCTCTTCTCTATTCTATGGACGTTTTGAAGCTGCTGACGTTACGGATAATTTAACTAATATGATCAATGGCTTGCACCtacattatttaaaaagtCCAAAAGCGTACTATTTGAAACTGTTTAGTAATAAAGGAACTTTTTTCGGAAATGTCGAGAAACTCCGAGGGAACGGCgttaaaagtaattaaaaacaTAGACGGAAGAAGTTGTAGAAGTCGCAAAAATACCAATTCAGTTCTCTTAAACGGGTGGCCTGGCTGTTAAGCCCTTTCCGTACAGTAAAGACCCCAGACCGAATGGCGCTTCATATCAAACTGGTTTCTGATAAGCGATCCCCGTCGGCTGTATTCTCTTTTTATGGAACTACAGGACTGCTGGGTCATgccaaaaattgaaaacaaacggaaagaaaattggTGTGGTACTAATAACAGCAGTCGAGAGGCGAAGTTGAAGATCCTCCGGGTACCTCCGTGGGAAGAAATGGATCTTCAGCCAGGAGGTGTACAAGTCTGTTTCTTGTCACCCTTTCCACAGAGACGAATgctaggctattacagctcaaagtctctataaaacaaaagaaaaaaaaaaaaccctttccaTGCAACATGTAGTCTAAAATTGGGATGTTAACCGCACTTATCAACAACGCGTTTCAGCAGTGCCAAGATTATCACTCATCAACCCACCCACCAATCTTTCCTGCTTGACGCTACACCCACCCTAATCTTATCGAACCCCAGACCAAAGGTTAGCAACGATAGAAGTTACCGAGCTCATCGATAAcccgaagaaaacgaaaaccgattgtttttggtttgggtttagtttttaattCCAACGGTGATGATAAAATGAGGCTGTAGGGGCAAAGTTGTCATGGCGACCTGCTTTACTTGAATCCACaagtgttccattttttgaTAAAGTCCACGTGTTTCTCGGCCGTCGGATACCATTCCTTGCCGCCGTAGTCGAGCGCCGGAAGGGTACCGGCGTAGTTGGCCGGAAGGTATGCCGGTTCGATGTGCTCGTGCAGCTTGGCCATCTTTTCGCCGTGGAAGAACATCTACGAGGGGTGAGAAAACGACGGAGGAAATTGGGAGCGCGCTCGGACGGCATCGGCAACATTCCTAAGGGAACGGAACTTACGCGCTTGTTCAGCTTCTCCTTCACGAACGGCTTGAACAGCTTCCAAACCATGTTGAAGATCATCGGTTCGTTGACGAAATGCACTGCCTTCATGCGCAGTGGGCAGGCCTCCTGGATGAAGGTCAGCAATCGCTTGGCACCGCTCGTCGACATGGCCGACACGTGACCCATTCCCATGCCCTTGAAATCGTaaatcaccaccacaccgTTGATCTGCGTGGCCGGTTCGAGCACGGCCAGCTTCTGGATGGTGTACAGTGCCTGGAAAATCTGGTCTTCTTTCACCGCCTTCGTGTTCCACAGCTCACCCATGTGGACCACCATCATGCGGCGGCCCTTCTGGTCGCGATTGGTGAAGATGTTAATCAGTCCATGATCGACAAAGACCGCCTTCGCATCGGCCGGCATCAGATTGTGTAGCAAGTCATGATACGTTTTGTTGAACTCGGCCACGTTGTGCATCTTCACACGCGGGAATGGGAACAGAAAACCGTCAGCACTTCATCCTCCCGATCAACTTCAGCACCTCAACTTACCAACTTCAGTGCACTCTCCGGGTAGAACTTGGTCGGGCGAAGATAGATCACCAGAAACTCGTCATCATCCGGGAAGTTTAGGTTGCTTGCTTTAAGCAGTTTGCGCAGCTcctcgatcgccgccgcgcgGACCTCGGGGGTTTCGCGCAGCTCGGTTTTCGCCACTTCCAGGAGCTCGGTGCTCGGAGGCGACTGGTCGATTTCGAACGGACcggccatcggatcggattgtaCACGGTGTCGGGAGAGGAACCAAAGTCAACGAACCGTAGACACGGAGTCGGCGCAGACTGCAAATTGGCAAGTACAAGCCACCGGCCAATCGGTCCGATTTAAGTACTCTCTCCAGTGGATCAGAAATCTTATCGTTGGGCGGATTAACGATACGATGCACACACTGCAGTTGGACGGGGTCCTGATTAGGACACGGCCCCGGGCCCTCGGAAGGGTCGGTCACTCGGACGTACAGAATCTTATCACATCGCCCACACTCGAAGCCGGGGGCCGGGGCTTATGTAATAAATGTTTTGATCAAATTGTCCGGCGCTGGGCATGAGTGTCCAATTTTCGTAGCTAAGCGTAAAAGAAAGTAACCTTTGGTCTGGTGCCAGCCGTTGCTGTAGCGGCGGTGGATGCGCTTGACGCCCAATGCACCGCCTGAATGTGAATGGTTACGTAACAGCTAGGGATCCACAGCTATGGTTTTGATCTATTTATAAACAGGTGCGGTTGCTTCCTTCATAAACTCAATGATTTGATGACTATAAGAGGGAAATCCTTAGAACAATGCTGATGTATTGAATAAATGAATTGTCTACTTAAAATCTTGACCGGTCTCTGAACTGTAGGTAATCAGCGTTACTCATCTGGCGAGAGCTTTCAAGTCGTCCCAAGATTTGCAAAATACTTCTTTATTTATAGAAATCGGAAAGCATTGGGTCTTCTGCATCGTTTTATCGCCTGTCAAAATTCGTAAGTAAAAAACAGAGAAGCACAAAAATATTTACGAACATTTTTGCTCATAACATTTGGACCCATAATAACTTTGAACTTATAACATTTTTACATGAAACTCATACTTAATATTTGAAATCGAAGCATTTTATTAGGTTTATAATTGattaattgattcctcattTGAAGATTATATCCTGTTCTGATGTCTAAATGGAAGGACAACCTTTCATTCGACGTAATCTGTATAAGCAGTTCTCTGAATGAGTTAGCGACAAAACGTGATCACAAAAATAATCGTTGCTCGCTGGATGATTATCTCGACAAAACGTGCCACCTTGCGCTCGACACCGCGCTCCGTTTCGCTctccaacacacaccgcgaaAGTTGCAGTTACCTCCGTCAAGCGCCCCATAACCCTAATGTCCGGTCGCTGGTCGCTGATCAGCAGAAGCTAGGATTAATAATGGGCCACCACATTGTTCGTTTCCGGCTCGCGTGGATGAAATATGATTCTGCAAACTCACGATGATGACTACGCTACGTCAGTCGCGACTGGCGAGCTCTGGGCGATGAAGGTCCACAGGGAGAATCATATTTTAGTAAATCGTGTAGAGGTCGTTTCGAGGAAGCCAGAGAATCTTCTCGTGGTTCTTACGCCGACTAATAGATGTCTGAGCAAATCGTCTTATTTTTGCCATCTCGAAGACACCAAATCACAACCGAAGAGCACACGAAAATCCATCCAAACAACCGTTCTAGCGTAACATCGGTGACTAACAATACAACAACAAGTGGCGCGCCGGCAGGCACCCATCGCGTGACTGCCGATCCCAAGCCAAAAACCGGTATGCAATCGGGGCTATCGAAAATTCGGGGCCACTCCACAGTCTTTAGCGTCTAACGTCCGATCTCGATCAAGATCGAAGGTTGGTGGCGGAATTTCGCACACGCAGCGCGGCTCGTGGAACAAGTGGAACCAGTCCCGGgcaatgaaaggaaaaaagcaacaaaaccaaacgacCATTGCCAATCCATCGAAGTTTATTGATACTCCGGGCGTGGGGGGGGCGGGCCAAAGGTTGTTCGCTTTTGGGCGTTCGCCACCGCAACCAACAGGTTCGTCGcctacgccgccgccgccggctcgCAGTCTTTCGACCTGCGTAGCCTTGTCCGGGGTGCAGCAGGTGCGCAATGGGTACCGCCCCCCCCGTACATCGCTTCGgatataaacaaataaaagtacGCTCCGGTTTGgtcggaaaaccgaaaaccgctCCCGAAGCACGCAGGCGAAAGGTCACCACAGCACCGACTCGGCCACCCCACTCGGCGGTCCAAGGGGCGATCACcactacagagagagagaggttggTGATGATCGTCACCGCACCACAGCCACCGAACCGCACAGAAGTCTATAAAGCGAAGCTGCCCGTTCCAGGCGATCGTATTCGGTGCTGGACCACGACACGGAACTGAGCGTCGCGATCGTTGCGACAGAAGCTGACCGACAAACCATTGCGCAAACGTCTCgtgtgtggtgcgtgcgtgaccGTGACCGGGCAgacgccagtgtgtgtgtgtgtgtgcgcgtttaataatttgttttgaaaaacaaaaatccaaaaatcTCGCTCCGACCCGCCTGGGCCGCGCGAAGGACGCAGTGATTTTCGGAGTGCCCAGTGAACCCGGTGACCGCAATTGTGTGCGGGGTGCGGAGTGACCACTTTTCCTTCACATCTCTCGCGTGCTAGAGAGTGGTCGTCCTTCGGCGTTGTTGCGCAACAACGGCGCgtgaagtgaaaagaaaatccatcGCCACCGCAATGTCGATCAAGTATAACGAAAAAAACTACCCGTACATCGATCTGGGCCAGGGCTACATCGTGTACCTGGAAGATGGCGACTACACCGACGAACGGTGGGTGCGCAAAGCCAAACAGGACATCAACGAGACGCCCCAGCGAAAGGTGGAAGCGCTCGAGCAACTTCGGGAGCTGTTGCGCGGTGAACGGAAGCTGAACGTCCCGCTGGACGACGAGAAGTTCCTGCTAAAGTTCCTGCGCCCTCTGGCGTACGATGTGACGAAAGCGTTCGACTGCATCCGGCACACGTACACGATGAAACGGAACTACGGCCGCGATTACTACGAGGG
It includes:
- the LOC128271958 gene encoding retinaldehyde-binding protein 1-like, with the translated sequence MAKFELETQPPSTELLELARDELRETPEVRAAAVEELRKLLAAATDLNFPDDEEFLVIFLRPTKFYPESALKLMRSIAEFNKTYKDTLFNLMPADVQNVFIEHNLVNVLTNRDQKGRRMMVVNMGEPWDPKVISEEQIFRVLYTIHKLAMLEPATQINGVVVMYDFKGMGMRHVTSMSAGGAKRLLTFIQEASPLRVKAIHFINQPMIFSIAWKLFKPFVKEKLNKRMFFHGDKLSKLHEHVHKEFLPSNYGGTLPALDYSGKDWYPVAEDNLDFIKKWNSCGFK
- the LOC128273160 gene encoding retinaldehyde-binding protein 1-like, yielding MAGPFEIDQSPPSTELLEVAKTELRETPEVRAAAIEELRKLLKASNLNFPDDDEFLVIYLRPTKFYPESALKLMHNVAEFNKTYHDLLHNLMPADAKAVFVDHGLINIFTNRDQKGRRMMVVHMGELWNTKAVKEDQIFQALYTIQKLAVLEPATQINGVVVIYDFKGMGMGHVSAMSTSGAKRLLTFIQEACPLRMKAVHFVNEPMIFNMVWKLFKPFVKEKLNKRMFFHGEKMAKLHEHIEPAYLPANYAGTLPALDYGGKEWYPTAEKHVDFIKKWNTCGFK